A genomic region of Equus caballus isolate H_3958 breed thoroughbred chromosome 1, TB-T2T, whole genome shotgun sequence contains the following coding sequences:
- the RIPK3 gene encoding receptor-interacting serine/threonine-protein kinase 3 isoform X2 has product MSCSKLWASGAPASLVPIKELENPKFIGQGGFGTVFQAQHRSWGHDVAVKIVNREAISREVKAMANLRNPYILLLLGVTEKLEWDYVSGPALVTAFMENGSLAGLLQPQCPRPWPLCCRLLLELVLGMCYLHSQNPVLLHRDLKPSNVLLDSELHIQLADFGLSTFQGGSRSGSWSGEPGGTLAYLAPELLADVNQKASKASDVYSFGILMWALLAGREAETVTQTSVVQEAVCERQNRPPLTELPPPGPETAGLEELKELMQQCWSQEPKDRPSFQECQPKTKNVFHLVKDKTDDAVSRVKKFMSNHRDSNRMLSAPEPGPGRTEMDGPGGTTGSHDSMVSEMLGNLNLEGSPNSVPEKCTNRPERIRAQGRQVQRGWPAGTSDSTAQPPQTPENAPFRSQIPTSAWTPGPRPQGNQGPRLLP; this is encoded by the exons ATGTCTTGCTCCAAGTTATG GGCCAGCGGAGCCCCAGCCTCCctggtgcccatcaaggaattGGAGAACCCAAAGTTCATTGGCCAAGGCGGGTTTGGCACCGTGTTCCAGGCGCAACACCGTTCTTGGGGTCACGATGTGGCGGTCAAGATCGTGAACCG GGAAGCTATATCCAGGGAGGTGAAGGCCATGGCAAATCTGCGTAACCCGTACATCCTGCTCCTGCTGGGGGTCACTGAGAAGCTGGAGTGGGACTACGTGTCCGGGCCAGCTCTGGTGACTGCATTCATGGAGAACGGTTCCCTGGCCGGGCTGCTGCAGCCCCAGTGCCCTCGGCCCTGGCCGCTCTGCTGCCGCCTGCTGCTGGAGTTGGTGCTTGGGATGTGTTACCTGCACAGCCAGAACCCTGTCCTTCTGCACCGAGACCTCAAGCCTTCCAACGTCCTGCTGGACTCAGAGCTGCACATCCAG CTGGCAGATTTTGGCCTGTCCACATTTCAGGGAGGCTCACGGTCAGGGTCATGGTCTGGGGAGCCAGGGGGCACCCTAGCCTACTTGGCCCCAGAACTCCTGGCTGATGTAAACCAGAAGGCCTCCAAGGCCAGTGATGTCTACAG CTTCGGGATTCTAATGTGGGCACTGCTAGCTGGAAGAGAAGCTGAGA cGGTGACCCAGACATCAGTGGTGCAGGAAGCAGTATGCGAGAGGCAGAACCGGCCCCCCTTGACCGAGCTGCCCCCGCCTGGCCCTGAGACTGCTGGCTTGGAAGAACTGAAGGAGTTAATGCAGCAGTGCTGGAGCCAGGAACCCAAGGACAGGCCCTCCTTCCAAG AATGCCAACCAAAAACCAAGAACGTTTTTCACTTGGTAAAGGACAAGACAGACGATGCTGTCTCCAGG GTGAAGAAGTTCATGTCTAACCACAGGGACAGCAACAGGATGTTGTCTGCCCCTGAGCCAGGCCCAGGAAGGACAGAAATGGATGGCCCTGGGGGAACCACAGGAAGCCATGATTCCATGGTCTCTGAGATGCTGGGCAACCTGAATCTGGAGGGGTCCCCCAACTCTGTTCCTGAAAAATGTACAAACCGTCCTGAGAGGATCAGGGCACAGGGACGGCAGGTTCAGCGTGGCTGGCCAGCAGGGACATCTGACTCAACAGCCCAACCTCCCCAAACTCCAGAGAATGCACCTTTCAGAAGCCAGATCCCCACCTCAGCTTGGACCCCAGGTCCTAGGCCCCAAGGGAATCAG GGCCCCCGTCTATTACCGTAG
- the RIPK3 gene encoding receptor-interacting serine/threonine-protein kinase 3 isoform X1, which yields MSCSKLWASGAPASLVPIKELENPKFIGQGGFGTVFQAQHRSWGHDVAVKIVNREAISREVKAMANLRNPYILLLLGVTEKLEWDYVSGPALVTAFMENGSLAGLLQPQCPRPWPLCCRLLLELVLGMCYLHSQNPVLLHRDLKPSNVLLDSELHIQLADFGLSTFQGGSRSGSWSGEPGGTLAYLAPELLADVNQKASKASDVYSFGILMWALLAGREAETVTQTSVVQEAVCERQNRPPLTELPPPGPETAGLEELKELMQQCWSQEPKDRPSFQECQPKTKNVFHLVKDKTDDAVSRVKKFMSNHRDSNRMLSAPEPGPGRTEMDGPGGTTGSHDSMVSEMLGNLNLEGSPNSVPEKCTNRPERIRAQGRQVQRGWPAGTSDSTAQPPQTPENAPFRSQIPTSAWTPGPRPQGNQGAERHSAHQPPRAPGTDPTPGPPSITVVDCQGVQIGNNNYLYIQGRTTSSTQHPALWGMGWGLTAHPPQVGSQEGPPQEPQVWSGPQGPCNTSRS from the exons ATGTCTTGCTCCAAGTTATG GGCCAGCGGAGCCCCAGCCTCCctggtgcccatcaaggaattGGAGAACCCAAAGTTCATTGGCCAAGGCGGGTTTGGCACCGTGTTCCAGGCGCAACACCGTTCTTGGGGTCACGATGTGGCGGTCAAGATCGTGAACCG GGAAGCTATATCCAGGGAGGTGAAGGCCATGGCAAATCTGCGTAACCCGTACATCCTGCTCCTGCTGGGGGTCACTGAGAAGCTGGAGTGGGACTACGTGTCCGGGCCAGCTCTGGTGACTGCATTCATGGAGAACGGTTCCCTGGCCGGGCTGCTGCAGCCCCAGTGCCCTCGGCCCTGGCCGCTCTGCTGCCGCCTGCTGCTGGAGTTGGTGCTTGGGATGTGTTACCTGCACAGCCAGAACCCTGTCCTTCTGCACCGAGACCTCAAGCCTTCCAACGTCCTGCTGGACTCAGAGCTGCACATCCAG CTGGCAGATTTTGGCCTGTCCACATTTCAGGGAGGCTCACGGTCAGGGTCATGGTCTGGGGAGCCAGGGGGCACCCTAGCCTACTTGGCCCCAGAACTCCTGGCTGATGTAAACCAGAAGGCCTCCAAGGCCAGTGATGTCTACAG CTTCGGGATTCTAATGTGGGCACTGCTAGCTGGAAGAGAAGCTGAGA cGGTGACCCAGACATCAGTGGTGCAGGAAGCAGTATGCGAGAGGCAGAACCGGCCCCCCTTGACCGAGCTGCCCCCGCCTGGCCCTGAGACTGCTGGCTTGGAAGAACTGAAGGAGTTAATGCAGCAGTGCTGGAGCCAGGAACCCAAGGACAGGCCCTCCTTCCAAG AATGCCAACCAAAAACCAAGAACGTTTTTCACTTGGTAAAGGACAAGACAGACGATGCTGTCTCCAGG GTGAAGAAGTTCATGTCTAACCACAGGGACAGCAACAGGATGTTGTCTGCCCCTGAGCCAGGCCCAGGAAGGACAGAAATGGATGGCCCTGGGGGAACCACAGGAAGCCATGATTCCATGGTCTCTGAGATGCTGGGCAACCTGAATCTGGAGGGGTCCCCCAACTCTGTTCCTGAAAAATGTACAAACCGTCCTGAGAGGATCAGGGCACAGGGACGGCAGGTTCAGCGTGGCTGGCCAGCAGGGACATCTGACTCAACAGCCCAACCTCCCCAAACTCCAGAGAATGCACCTTTCAGAAGCCAGATCCCCACCTCAGCTTGGACCCCAGGTCCTAGGCCCCAAGGGAATCAG GGGGCTGAGAGACACAGCGCCCACCAGCCTCCCAGGGCACCAGGGACAGATCCGACACCAG GGCCCCCGTCTATTACCGTAGTTGACTGCCAAGGGGTACAGATTGGAAACAACAACTACCTCTATATACAAGGAAGAACTACCTCGTCCACGCAGCACCCGGCACTTTGGGGCATGGGCTGGGGGCTGACAGCACACCCCCCACAAGTAGGTTCTCAAGAAGGGCCACCGCAAGAACCTCAAGTCTGGAGTGGGCCGCAGGGCCCGTGTAACACTAGCAGGAGTTGA